Proteins encoded in a region of the Candidatus Methylomirabilota bacterium genome:
- a CDS encoding SDR family oxidoreductase, producing MDLGLKGKVALVVAASKGMGKASAMGFGAEGARVAMCARGEADLKAAAEDVRKQTGAEVIAVPADASRPEDIERVVAKARETWGGVDVLVANVGGPPPGPFDQLSDEQWKAAFEQVHLSTVRFIRLVLPDMKKKKWGRILAIQSSSVKQPVDGLILSNGIRPGIAGMFKTLANELAKDGITVNMVLPGRIRTDRFIGHQKDLAARAGKSLEEWLATRSTPDIPMGRIGTPEEFANMVVFLGSERASYVTGCVVQVDGGLIKSVV from the coding sequence GTGGACCTGGGATTGAAAGGCAAGGTGGCGCTCGTGGTGGCGGCGAGCAAGGGTATGGGCAAGGCCTCGGCCATGGGTTTCGGGGCTGAAGGCGCGCGCGTGGCCATGTGCGCGCGCGGCGAGGCCGACCTCAAGGCGGCAGCCGAGGACGTGCGCAAGCAGACGGGCGCGGAGGTGATCGCGGTCCCGGCGGACGCCAGCCGGCCAGAGGACATCGAGCGCGTCGTGGCCAAGGCGCGGGAGACGTGGGGCGGGGTGGACGTGCTGGTGGCCAACGTGGGCGGGCCGCCGCCCGGGCCGTTCGACCAGCTGAGTGACGAGCAGTGGAAGGCCGCATTCGAGCAGGTGCACCTCTCGACGGTCCGCTTCATCCGGCTGGTCCTACCCGACATGAAGAAAAAGAAGTGGGGGCGAATCCTCGCCATCCAGTCGAGTTCGGTCAAGCAGCCGGTCGATGGCCTGATCCTCTCGAACGGCATTCGGCCCGGGATTGCGGGGATGTTCAAGACGCTCGCCAACGAGCTCGCGAAGGACGGCATCACGGTCAACATGGTCCTGCCGGGGCGCATACGGACGGACCGCTTCATCGGGCATCAGAAAGACCTGGCCGCGCGCGCCGGGAAAAGCCTGGAGGAGTGGCTCGCCACGCGCTCGACGCCGGACATCCCGATGGGGCGGATCGGCACTCCCGAGGAGTTCGCCAACATGGTCGTGTTCCTCGGCTCCGAGCGAGCCTCGTACGTCACGGGATGCGTCGTGCAGGTGGACGGCGGGTTGATCAAGAGCGTGGTGTAG